TGCTGCCCCGGTAAAGGGTCAGCTCGGTGCCGGCCGAGATGCCGGAGTAGCAGGTGCGGACCCGAACCTGGCCGGGGCCGAGCTGATCCGGCGGGCAGGGCTCGAGGCTGATCCGTCGAGGCCCGGCGAGAGAGACAACCCAGTTGCCCATGAGTCACATCCCGGTAGCACTGGGTTCCAGGATAGGCAAAAAATCGCTATATGTCTTGCCATTAATCAATCGAAGGCGTTGAATCCGGCATGTACCCTTCGAGAGGAGTGCCACCGATGTCAGCACCTCCGAGGCGGATACTCGCCACCACCTTGATCCTGGCACTTACCGCGTCCACCCTGCTGGCCTGCGGCGATAACGAGTCGGACAGCAGCAGCAAGAAGATCACCGTGTGGAGCCTGGAGGACGTGGCCGACCGGGTCACCGCCACCAAGGCGATCATCGCCGACTTCACCGCGAAGACCGGGGTCCAGGTTGAGCTCGTCACCGTCAACGAGGACCAGTTCCCGTCACTGATCTCCGCCAATGCCGCCGCCGGCGACCTGCCCGACGTGGTCGGCTCGGTCTCCCTGGCCGGCATCCGTACGCTCGCCGGCAACGAGCTGCTGCACGCCTCGGCGAACGCGGAGGTCGTCGACAAGCTGGGCCGGCAGACCTTCTCGCCGCGAGCGTTGGAGCTCACCTCGGACGACGGCAAGCAGCTCTCGGTGCCCAGCGACGGGTGGGGCCAACTGCTCGTCTACCGCAAGGACCTGTTCGCCGCCGCCAACCTGCCCACCCCCGACACGTACGAACGGATCACCACCGCCGCGGCGAAGCTGAACACCGGCGGCGTCGCCGGGATCACCGCGGCGACCGCCCCCAGCGACGTGTTCACCCAGCAGACCTTCGAGCACCTGGCGCTGGCCAACGGCTGTCAGCTCACCGACAACTCCGGCGCCGTCGCCCTGGACTCACCACAGTGCGTCGAGGCGTTCCGCTTCTACGGCGACCTGATCCGGAACAGCTCGGTGAAGGGCGCCCAGGACGTGGACACGACCCGCGCCACCTACTTCGCCGGCAAGGCCGCCATGGTGGTCTGGTCGCCGTTCATCCTCGACGAGCTGGCCGGGCTGCGCAACGACGCCAAGCCGACCTGCCCGCAGTGCCAGGCCGACCCGGCGTTCCTCGCGAAGAACAGCGGGTTCGTCACCGCGATCAAGGGCCCGAACGGCACCGAGCCGGCCCAGTACGGCGAGATCAGCTCGTGGGCGGTGCTGGACGGCGCGGCGACCGACCCGGCGAAGTCCTTCGTGGAGT
The nucleotide sequence above comes from Micromonospora sp. NBC_00389. Encoded proteins:
- a CDS encoding ABC transporter substrate-binding protein, coding for MSAPPRRILATTLILALTASTLLACGDNESDSSSKKITVWSLEDVADRVTATKAIIADFTAKTGVQVELVTVNEDQFPSLISANAAAGDLPDVVGSVSLAGIRTLAGNELLHASANAEVVDKLGRQTFSPRALELTSDDGKQLSVPSDGWGQLLVYRKDLFAAANLPTPDTYERITTAAAKLNTGGVAGITAATAPSDVFTQQTFEHLALANGCQLTDNSGAVALDSPQCVEAFRFYGDLIRNSSVKGAQDVDTTRATYFAGKAAMVVWSPFILDELAGLRNDAKPTCPQCQADPAFLAKNSGFVTAIKGPNGTEPAQYGEISSWAVLDGAATDPAKSFVEYMLSDGYPRWFGMSPEGRFPVRKGTQAEPEAYLTGWNTSQAGVDVKKPLADVYGEEVLATLRRSPDTFQRWGLTQGQGKLVGAMLGELPVPKALNDVISGKSDAAAAAGRAKKDVEAIKAGVN